One window of Luteolibacter sp. Y139 genomic DNA carries:
- a CDS encoding ComF family protein, whose product MGESDTGRMGIGKGSLWKRMYDLLYPGRCRRCWSGLEAGRALCDGCADELPGLNEPFCEQCGEEHEGRIESAFSCVNCRGQTFSFEFARPAVPHHPALLEMIHELKYTRRIELVEELARLGARAFRDDARLAVALEEGWPLVPVPLHRGRKLWRHFNQAEEIARPLAKQTGLPLCQALARTRGTGTQTSLSRVERLKNLRGAFELTWAGRRFAAGKPPGAVIVDDVFTTGATTGECARVLRKAGVQKVVVVTVMRG is encoded by the coding sequence ACCTGCTCTACCCGGGGAGGTGCCGGCGGTGCTGGAGTGGTCTGGAGGCGGGGCGGGCGCTGTGCGATGGGTGTGCGGATGAGTTGCCGGGGTTGAACGAGCCTTTTTGTGAGCAGTGCGGGGAGGAGCATGAGGGGCGGATCGAGTCGGCGTTCTCGTGCGTGAATTGCCGGGGGCAGACGTTTTCCTTCGAGTTCGCGCGGCCGGCGGTGCCGCATCATCCGGCGCTGTTGGAAATGATCCACGAGCTGAAATACACGCGGCGGATCGAGCTGGTGGAGGAGCTGGCGCGGTTGGGGGCGCGGGCTTTCCGGGATGACGCGCGGCTGGCGGTGGCGCTGGAGGAGGGTTGGCCGCTGGTGCCGGTGCCGCTGCATCGGGGTCGGAAGTTGTGGCGGCATTTCAATCAGGCGGAGGAGATCGCGCGGCCGCTGGCGAAGCAGACGGGACTGCCTCTGTGCCAAGCACTGGCGCGGACCCGCGGGACCGGGACGCAGACCAGCCTGAGCCGGGTGGAGCGGCTGAAAAACCTGCGGGGTGCGTTTGAACTGACGTGGGCGGGCAGGCGATTTGCCGCGGGAAAGCCGCCGGGCGCGGTGATTGTGGACGATGTTTTCACGACGGGGGCGACGACCGGCGAGTGCGCCCGGGTGCTGAGGAAAGCGGGTGTCCAAAAGGTGGTTGTCGTCACCGTGATGCGGGGCTAG
- the accD gene encoding acetyl-CoA carboxylase, carboxyltransferase subunit beta: MGIFNKPPLRGGRSRDNMPEGLWTKCPDCGAMLHTLELKQHHQTCHHCDHHFLMDARERIALLADPESFEETEKDLISANPLGFTNYREKIEGMRAKTGLNDAVVTGRLKVGGQPAVIAVMDFKFFAGSMGSVVGEKIARAVELAIKEKRGVIIVSASSGARMQEGMLSLMQMAKTCGALARLSEAHLPYISVMTHPTTGGVTASFATIGDINLAEPKCMIGFAGPRVVKETTHQNLPPGFQTAEFMLEHGLVDTIVPRGKLREKLAQLLAFMMPVG; the protein is encoded by the coding sequence ATGGGCATCTTCAACAAGCCACCTCTGCGCGGCGGCCGCAGCCGCGATAACATGCCGGAGGGACTGTGGACCAAGTGCCCCGATTGCGGGGCCATGCTGCACACGCTGGAGCTCAAGCAGCACCACCAGACCTGCCACCACTGCGACCATCATTTCCTGATGGATGCGCGGGAGCGGATCGCGCTGCTGGCGGATCCGGAGAGCTTCGAGGAGACGGAGAAGGATCTGATTTCAGCCAATCCGCTCGGGTTCACGAACTATCGCGAGAAGATCGAGGGGATGCGGGCGAAGACCGGTCTCAATGACGCGGTGGTGACGGGTCGCCTCAAGGTCGGCGGACAGCCGGCGGTGATCGCGGTGATGGATTTCAAGTTCTTCGCGGGCTCGATGGGCTCGGTGGTGGGCGAGAAGATCGCGCGTGCGGTGGAGCTGGCGATCAAGGAGAAGCGCGGGGTGATCATTGTGTCGGCATCGTCGGGTGCGCGGATGCAGGAGGGCATGCTCTCGCTGATGCAGATGGCGAAGACGTGCGGCGCGCTGGCGCGTTTGTCGGAGGCGCATCTGCCTTACATTTCGGTGATGACGCACCCGACGACGGGTGGCGTGACGGCGTCGTTCGCGACGATCGGTGACATCAATCTGGCGGAGCCGAAGTGCATGATCGGCTTTGCCGGTCCGCGGGTGGTGAAGGAGACGACGCACCAGAACCTGCCGCCGGGTTTCCAGACGGCGGAGTTCATGCTGGAGCACGGGCTGGTGGATACGATCGTGCCGCGCGGCAAGCTAAGGGAGAAGCTGGCGCAGTTGCTGGCGTTCATGATGCCGGTGGGGTGA
- a CDS encoding addiction module protein, with product MSEKSQALLEAALALDPEDRRWLAEALWESFDEDEEVLKIADERWKALEENPDSWVSHDEVMKLLKRK from the coding sequence ATGAGCGAAAAGTCGCAGGCCCTGCTGGAAGCCGCGCTGGCCCTCGATCCCGAGGATCGCCGGTGGCTGGCGGAGGCTTTGTGGGAGAGCTTCGATGAGGATGAGGAGGTTCTAAAGATTGCCGACGAGCGTTGGAAAGCGTTGGAAGAGAACCCGGATTCGTGGGTGAGTCACGATGAGGTCATGAAGCTCCTGAAGCGGAAGTGA
- a CDS encoding type II toxin-antitoxin system RelE/ParE family toxin, translating into MEIRYLREAQEDIREALEYLSDRSPSAAERFSRDLIELLEKVATHPGFGYPFGPFFRKVAMRSLPWAVVYRTDMEAGILWVVVVRHDRRHPSYGMKRSPPDP; encoded by the coding sequence ATGGAGATCCGGTACCTCCGAGAGGCTCAGGAAGATATTCGCGAGGCTCTGGAATACCTGAGCGATCGGTCACCTTCGGCTGCCGAACGCTTTTCAAGAGATCTTATCGAGTTGCTGGAGAAGGTCGCCACGCATCCTGGCTTCGGCTATCCTTTCGGGCCGTTCTTCCGCAAAGTGGCGATGCGATCACTCCCTTGGGCGGTGGTATACCGGACCGATATGGAAGCAGGGATTTTGTGGGTCGTCGTCGTCAGGCATGACCGACGCCATCCTTCATATGGAATGAAAAGGAGCCCCCCGGATCCTTGA
- a CDS encoding basic secretory protein-like protein has product MKFSLPLFLSVSLVAPMLAEVPEAKVETGHSRGDEGFKFDAILPPATNDAGTKAKFAVVSGAVDPNSGGIAVLNDGKIPTSNDDPKNNFFFSGKGGRLTVDLGKDTDVESIATYSWHNGGRSAQHYKLYAAAADAKEFDAAPGEGVDPATKGWVEIASVETPVRRAGQNGVVISAKKEGATSLGKYQHLLFDIVPNEDARGFGNTFFSEIDVVEAGGEKLVRLTPPEKILTTFETEGGDFKIILDSTASPDLAPWFKEAAVPAMQKWYPKVAELISIPGKTPAAPKSFNVELREGQIMPGRDGIPAFANGQQIVVSSKFMRDQKDKEAVGCLIHEMVHIVQFGEKPAARGVPTWFFEGATDYIRWFLFEPESNGAVIRNPDRVKYDDSYRTTANFIDWVTRTYTKDLIAKIHIAVHEGYSVELWKTWTGKPVEELEKEWKEDLKKRLEKK; this is encoded by the coding sequence ATGAAGTTCTCTCTTCCGCTTTTTCTTTCTGTTTCGCTGGTGGCGCCGATGCTAGCTGAGGTTCCTGAGGCCAAGGTTGAGACCGGGCATTCGCGGGGGGATGAGGGGTTCAAGTTCGATGCGATCCTGCCGCCGGCGACGAATGATGCGGGGACGAAGGCGAAGTTCGCGGTGGTGTCGGGGGCGGTGGATCCGAACTCGGGCGGGATCGCGGTTTTGAATGATGGGAAGATCCCGACGAGCAACGATGATCCGAAGAACAATTTCTTTTTCTCGGGGAAGGGCGGGCGGCTGACGGTGGATCTGGGGAAGGACACCGATGTGGAGTCGATCGCGACGTATTCGTGGCACAATGGCGGGCGGTCGGCGCAGCACTACAAGCTGTATGCGGCTGCTGCGGATGCGAAGGAGTTCGACGCGGCGCCTGGCGAGGGTGTGGATCCGGCGACGAAGGGGTGGGTGGAGATCGCGAGCGTGGAGACGCCGGTGCGGCGCGCGGGGCAGAATGGGGTGGTGATTTCAGCAAAGAAGGAAGGGGCGACGTCGCTCGGGAAGTATCAGCATCTGCTGTTCGACATCGTGCCGAATGAGGATGCGCGTGGGTTCGGGAATACCTTCTTCAGCGAGATCGATGTGGTGGAGGCGGGCGGTGAGAAGCTGGTGCGGCTGACGCCGCCGGAGAAGATTCTGACGACATTCGAGACCGAGGGTGGTGACTTCAAGATCATCCTGGATTCGACGGCGAGCCCGGACCTGGCGCCGTGGTTCAAGGAGGCGGCGGTGCCAGCGATGCAGAAGTGGTATCCGAAGGTGGCGGAGCTGATTTCGATCCCGGGCAAGACGCCGGCGGCACCGAAGAGCTTCAACGTGGAACTCCGCGAGGGTCAGATCATGCCGGGTCGCGATGGCATCCCGGCCTTTGCGAATGGACAGCAGATCGTGGTGAGCTCGAAATTCATGCGGGACCAGAAGGACAAGGAGGCGGTGGGTTGCCTGATCCACGAGATGGTTCACATCGTGCAGTTCGGTGAGAAGCCTGCGGCGCGCGGGGTGCCGACGTGGTTCTTCGAGGGGGCGACGGATTATATCCGGTGGTTCCTCTTTGAGCCGGAGAGCAATGGGGCGGTGATCCGCAATCCGGATCGGGTGAAGTATGATGACAGCTATCGGACGACGGCGAACTTCATCGACTGGGTGACGCGGACCTACACGAAGGATCTGATCGCGAAGATCCACATTGCGGTCCACGAGGGATACTCGGTGGAGCTGTGGAAGACGTGGACGGGCAAGCCGGTGGAAGAGCTGGAGAAGGAGTGGAAGGAGGATTTGAAGAAGCGGCTGGAGAAGAAGTGA
- a CDS encoding addiction module protein has product MSEKSQALLEAALALDPEDRRWLTEALLHSFGEGEADEEGIRIAEERMAEVERGEARMVPWDEAMRATRVGVMGAECADHFGGNAGLGGGEGLLGGSSPPEGGTTYAWGGLGGTIRAE; this is encoded by the coding sequence ATGAGCGAAAAGTCGCAGGCCTTGCTGGAAGCCGCGCTGGCCCTTGATCCTGAGGACCGGCGCTGGTTGACGGAGGCGCTCCTGCATAGCTTTGGTGAAGGAGAAGCCGATGAGGAAGGCATCCGGATCGCCGAGGAAAGGATGGCCGAAGTCGAGCGCGGTGAAGCCCGCATGGTGCCGTGGGATGAGGCGATGCGGGCTACGCGAGTAGGTGTGATGGGAGCGGAGTGTGCGGACCACTTTGGGGGCAATGCGGGCTTGGGAGGTGGAGAGGGGTTGTTAGGTGGTTCGAGTCCGCCTGAAGGCGGGACTACGTACGCTTGGGGCGGGCTGGGAGGGACCATTCGGGCGGAATGA
- a CDS encoding bifunctional folylpolyglutamate synthase/dihydrofolate synthase codes for MTYSESIDWLFSTQMFGIKLGLEGPRRLLKEYLAFPAHGVKVIHVAGTNGKGSTCAMIDSVARAAGYRCGLFTSPHLIDYRERIRVSGVEIPEENCAAMLTELRAVCEALDPHPTFFEITLALAMRWFRERECEMIVLETGMGGRLDATTAVPADVCAITPVGLDHMQWLGDTVEAIAVEKAGIFVEGVPAISAPQEEGVRRVLEKEANERRCPLSFIDAPLQGYPVALPGPHQRWNAALALECLHAAGVHLDYGVVMHGLSTVRWPGRFERITYKGREVVLDGAHNPQGAAVLASTWKEEFGARKATLVFSAVGGKDIAGILELLVPLAEKIHICPVDTPRAVAAEELAAALPEGAPGYVCHGGFEAAFAAAMEGDGIVLVAGSLFLVGEAKAFLEGGTFQGSAQ; via the coding sequence GTGACCTACTCCGAATCCATCGACTGGCTGTTCTCGACGCAGATGTTTGGCATCAAGCTGGGGCTGGAGGGGCCGCGGCGGTTGCTGAAGGAGTATCTGGCGTTTCCGGCGCATGGGGTGAAGGTGATCCATGTGGCGGGGACGAATGGGAAGGGCAGCACGTGCGCGATGATTGATTCGGTGGCGCGGGCGGCTGGGTATCGGTGCGGGCTTTTTACTTCGCCGCATTTGATCGACTACCGGGAGCGGATCCGGGTGTCGGGGGTGGAGATTCCGGAGGAGAATTGCGCGGCGATGCTGACGGAGCTGCGTGCGGTGTGTGAGGCGCTGGATCCGCATCCGACGTTCTTTGAGATCACGCTGGCGCTGGCGATGCGGTGGTTCCGTGAACGGGAGTGCGAGATGATCGTGCTGGAGACCGGGATGGGCGGGCGGCTGGATGCGACGACGGCGGTGCCGGCGGATGTGTGTGCAATCACGCCGGTGGGGCTGGATCACATGCAGTGGCTGGGCGATACGGTGGAGGCGATCGCGGTGGAGAAGGCGGGGATTTTTGTCGAAGGCGTGCCGGCGATTTCGGCGCCGCAGGAAGAAGGAGTGCGGCGGGTGTTAGAGAAGGAGGCGAACGAGCGGCGCTGTCCGCTATCGTTCATCGATGCTCCGTTGCAGGGGTATCCGGTGGCGTTGCCGGGGCCGCATCAGCGGTGGAATGCGGCGCTGGCGCTGGAGTGTCTGCATGCGGCCGGGGTGCACCTGGACTACGGGGTGGTGATGCACGGGCTGTCCACGGTGAGGTGGCCGGGACGCTTTGAGAGGATCACTTACAAGGGTCGCGAGGTGGTGTTGGATGGGGCGCACAATCCGCAGGGGGCGGCGGTGCTGGCGAGCACGTGGAAGGAGGAGTTTGGCGCGAGGAAGGCGACGCTGGTTTTCAGTGCGGTGGGGGGGAAGGATATTGCGGGGATCCTGGAGCTGTTAGTGCCGTTGGCGGAGAAGATTCACATCTGTCCGGTGGATACGCCGCGGGCGGTGGCTGCGGAGGAGTTGGCGGCGGCGTTGCCGGAGGGGGCTCCGGGTTATGTTTGCCATGGTGGGTTTGAGGCGGCGTTTGCGGCGGCGATGGAGGGGGATGGGATTGTGCTGGTGGCGGGGTCGTTGTTTTTGGTGGGGGAGGCGAAGGCGTTTTTGGAGGGGGGGACGTTTCAGGGGAGTGCGCAGTGA